The Armatimonadia bacterium genome includes the window TGACGGCCTACGGTCGGCGCCGTTTGCACGGCCTAAGGGTCCGCGCGGACCGGCGTCGCTGGTGGGCGGGTAGGTGATGACAATGTACCGAGGGAGCGGGCTGTATCGCGTCTGTGGTGCAGTCGTGCTGCTGGGCCTCGCGGCGTCCTCCCTGGTGTGGGCGCAGACGGCTAAGCTGGTGGTAGACGACTTCGAGAAGGGCGTGGACCGCTGGATCGCCAACGACGATCACGTGGGCCCCGGGCCGGCGACGAAATGCTCGGTCCGGTCGGCCAGTGGCGGCGCGCCCAGTGGCGGGAAGCAGTGTGGCCGGCTCGACTTCAAGGCCTCCACGACGGGCTGGGCGAGTGTCTCGACCCCGGTTGACGGTGCTGCCTGGGCGCGTGCCGGGTGCAGCACTTTGAGCCTGTGGATGCGCGGCGACGGCAAGGCGGAGCCCATCCGCGTCGTCCTGCGGGCGTACGATGCCGACACCGGCACCGAAGTCTCCTACTCTCAGGCGCTCAAGATCACCGGCACGAGTTGGGAGAAGTACAACCTGCGCTCCTTTGGCTTTGTGGACGCAGGGGGCAATGCGCTTGGTCTGGCGGACATCCGCAACCTGAAGATGCTGCAGTTCGCCCGGAGCGGCAGCTGGGGCACTTTCGAGTTGCGCGTGGATGAGATCGCCGCCGTCCCCGGACCTGCGGGTGAGGAGATCCCGCAGCCCGTGCAGCCCGAGGTCTCGCGCAGCTTCACTGTCGCGCCCGACTTCGGCTCGGAGGGTGACACAGCCCTTGCGCAGGTTGGGGTCAATCTTGGTCACCCGCCAACCGTCGTCGAGAACCTCGATCGCGAGGGCGGTGCCTGGGCCTTCGGCTTCGTGTCCGATCTTGGCCCGACGACGGTGCGGGTGCAGCTTGCCGACTACTTCGATTCCCGCAAGGAGGCCTACAATCTGGACCTCCTGAACAAGCATCTCCAGTGGATCGAAGGCTGCCGCTGCAAACCCCTCGTGTGCCTCGCGCCACCACAGGTGCCTGCCGCGGATACGGCCCGGAAGCAGCGCCTCTACAGCGTGTTTGTTTCT containing:
- a CDS encoding CIA30 family protein, with protein sequence MTMYRGSGLYRVCGAVVLLGLAASSLVWAQTAKLVVDDFEKGVDRWIANDDHVGPGPATKCSVRSASGGAPSGGKQCGRLDFKASTTGWASVSTPVDGAAWARAGCSTLSLWMRGDGKAEPIRVVLRAYDADTGTEVSYSQALKITGTSWEKYNLRSFGFVDAGGNALGLADIRNLKMLQFARSGSWGTFELRVDEIAAVPGPAGEEIPQPVQPEVSRSFTVAPDFGSEGDTALAQVGVNLGHPPTVVENLDREGGAWAFGFVSDLGPTTVRVQLADYFDSRKEAYNLDLLNKHLQWIEGCRCKPLVCLAPPQVPAADTARKQRLYSVFVSAVMDTAKRGAQLKSQRYYEILDEPLVSGGFSDVEHVVSAYNS